The Stigmatella aurantiaca DW4/3-1 genome contains the following window.
GAACTTCAAGCACATTTCCGGGGTTTCGAGTCAGCGCCCGAAGAGGACTTGGAGTCGCTCGTAGCAGAGTTTGAGGAACTCATCGAGCATGGCCAAAAAAAATAGCTGGCAGCATGCTGATGTACAACGGGGCGAGCATGCCGCGCGCCGGGTCTATGCTGAGCTCGGCATTTCGCATCCGACCGAAGCGCCATTGGAAGTTCTGGCTTATCTGCGTGGAGCCCTTGTCCGTGACCTGCCGATGCGTGGAGCGCTTGGCAGGATTTCACGTGTTGGCCCCAGCGCAGTCATTTCAATCAGCACCAGCATCTCGTACGCACCGCGGCGCAGATGGACCATCGCCCACGAACTCGGGCATCTCGAGCTTCACAAAACAGGAAGCCAGCTTGAGCTTTGCAAAGACGCCGACATCTCGGAGAACTATGACGCAGGTACCGAGCGTGAGGCCAACGCTTTCGCCTCGGAATTCTTGATGCCTTCCACGCTCTGGAGCAAGTGCGTTGACGTTGCGGAGCCCAATCTCGACATTGTCGGAACACTCGCAAAAGAGTTTGAGGTAAGCTTCACTGCCGCAGCCATCCGTTTCGTCAAGCTGTGTCCCGAATGCTGCTGCGTTGTGTTCGCCAAGGAGGGAAAGATAGAGTGGTTTGCACGGGGTTCCGACTTTGACTACCAGATGCAGCAAGGCACAAAGCTTGACCCTTATACCCTCGCCTTCGACTACTTCAAGAAAGGCACGGTAACTACCCGTCCTGAAACTGTCTCTGCCAGTGCTTGGCTATCGGATAAGTACGTCAAAGCTGACGACGAGTTGGTTGAGCATTGCCGCATACTCCCTCATCTGGGTGCAACGCTATCACTCCTCTGGGTTCCGCCTTGATGAGTCGGCGGAAGCTCTTGAGCCACGCCAGCCTCCTCTCCGCTGTCTTGCTACGGCCAAACTACGGCCAAACCTTGTCCTGCATGTCGTGCTTGCCTGCCTTCCGAGCACAAGATGCAGTGGTGCGGTGCGTACCCCGTGAACGGTTACTCCTTCTTATGCGCAATTCGTCAGCATCGCGAAGAGCATCTATAACAAGCTCCAGGCGGACGGAGG
Protein-coding sequences here:
- a CDS encoding ImmA/IrrE family metallo-endopeptidase; this encodes MAKKNSWQHADVQRGEHAARRVYAELGISHPTEAPLEVLAYLRGALVRDLPMRGALGRISRVGPSAVISISTSISYAPRRRWTIAHELGHLELHKTGSQLELCKDADISENYDAGTEREANAFASEFLMPSTLWSKCVDVAEPNLDIVGTLAKEFEVSFTAAAIRFVKLCPECCCVVFAKEGKIEWFARGSDFDYQMQQGTKLDPYTLAFDYFKKGTVTTRPETVSASAWLSDKYVKADDELVEHCRILPHLGATLSLLWVPP